TGTGCAAGTTCGGTCTGAGACATTTCTGTCCGGGAACCGCAGGGAGTCATCTATATTGGTCAGCAAATGCTGTTACATGTGGATACAATCATCCTGGCCTAGTTAACACAAAATACTAAAATCTAATTTTTGGGCTTGAGCCAGATTAGTGGCATAACCTATACTGATTTGAATTGCCAACTAGCTTATGCAAATTTCTTATTAATGCAATTCGGTTAGCATGCATCATGAAATACATAGTTCTTTTGTATGAGCATCTATCAGTTGAGGACTAATAATAATCTCATGTGTATACTTGTTAAGTCCTCAGCATAGTTTTTTAAGGGTAAATCCTCGGCGTAGTTGGAACGTTCTGAAAGATTTGTTTGTATTTGTCAAATGGCAATGCCTGATAACCAGTGGATTCTTCATTTCCTTGTGAACCATAGATCATGGTACTCCTGAAAATGATGTCAAGATGTATAGTAATTATCTCATCTTGTTTAAACAGCAACCACGCATTCCTGCATTTGGGGACTGGGAGAACAGCGAGGACGTCCCTTACACCCAGAAGTTCGAGGGTGCACGGAAGAACAAAAAAACAGGCGTTTACTCCAATCCAAACGAGCCAGGACATCAGCAGCCCGACCCCCCTCGCAGGTCACCGCTGAACCCATCAGCATATACACCTGAGCCCCGAGAACAGGCTCCAAGGACTCCACTCCATGGAAGAAGGCCTGGAGCCGACCCCCATCACCGTGAACCCGCGCCACGACGGCACGCAAATCCTCCGCGGGAGCAAGGGGGCAACGGTGGCAGCACTCCCAGAAGCCCTTACAGAAATGCTGCAGGGTCTGCTTCACCGATGCAGTCAAACAGTTCAGCAAAGCCGAGGAACAGGGCAGCTGGAATGCACACTCCAGAGAGGAGGCCTTCGTCCGAAGCGCAGGGCCAGCACACTCCTGGAAGGGGCAGAACGAGGCAGAGCAACCAAAGCTACAATGTACTACCACATTCtattcctttgtttctcttctttcTTATTGGTCCGGGAATATATGTGTCTGAACTTTGGAGATGATGAGCTGTTTGCTTTTGCATTTCTGAATCCAGCCTGACGATGAAGTGGCTGTTCCACCATTTGGTGAGTGGGATGAGGCGAACGCGGCATCAGGCGAAAAGTATACGGGTATCTTCAACAGGGTGAGGGATGATAAACTATCGCCCGACTCTTCTGCCAGGCAGCAGTCATCTGGCAATCGCAAAGACGAAAATAAGGTGCAACAGGTATGTAAAAGCAACTCTTTGAGTAAGCTGTCCTCAGCTTCTGCTACCATCGGTTTGCTTATCTTTGCTTGACTTCAGAATTTCGACTGCATATCACTTATGCaaattggaaaaaaaatcatgaatgcaTCTTCGTAAGGGAATTGGTAGCCTTACTATGATATAGTGTAACGCAATTTGGTAATAGAGTTCTGTGGTCGTCAGCAAGACAGCAGGCAATTATGTTTGTATTCTTATCACAATTTCTTGCAGCACATCTAGCAGAATAAAAATGTCTACAAAATGTGCGAATGCTGCTTGAATAAATTGATCAAGTACCACAAAACAGCCCAGTCACATGATGTTAAACCTCATCCTCACTCTAAACAATGGGTACTTCATGCATAAATATTGCAATGATGATTCGTAATGACCTTTCAATCCACTATACGCTAGATCGCTAGCAGATGGAATAGTAACCTTTTGTGAAAAAAAATTAATGAATAAATAGTGTGTTTTTTTGCGGGGAATAAATAGTGTTGTTAGCAACTTCAATGTGTATGGTACAGCCAAATTCTTACACAATTTATCATACTTAATATGCACACTTGTTATACTAGTAAAAAATGATAATATTTTGTGCAATCTGCTTTATTTGTATTGGTTATTACGGCCTTATGGGTGATCTCAATAATTTGGAGTTTAAACATAATGCTATCAGTGATGTCATTATTGGATCACCACTTTTTGCATAAAGGCAAAAAAAAATGTGTTTGTATCTTTCTAGTGGACAATATGCTCAGCACAAATAGCATTATCTGTTTCTATTTCATTTGCCACATGATATTTCAAAGACATTTTTTCGTTGACTGAACTTTCCCTCTTTTCTCCAGACATGTCCTTGCTGCATACTTTGACAAAATGGGGATACGGTCACAGAGAGTTCTGATAAACTTCCTGGGTTACTTGTGGAACAAATAGCCGTTCTTGTGAAGAATTTGTCACCAAACTATATATTCTGTATACTTTTCAATGCTTATTAGTCATTACTATTGGTGTGAGTGTGTACCTATGATTGCATTGTTCTACAATTTATGTTCTATGCTTATTTGGAACATATATATGATGCCATTGAGATGCGTGCATTGTGAAGTATGTATGCCGTGAGCAGTTTTCcgtgttcttttttcttttccataCCCCTCCCTCGTTGGGAGTCAGGTTCCATTACCACGATGATAACGGAACAGTAACGAGAAGTTTGCACATTGTTGGGAGCGAGATTATATGTATATCTGATCGGTTGTGCTGTGCTTCATAACGGTTGCACTAAAATCAAGTATAAAATTCTTGTAGATTGTATTAAACCCCCTGAGTTAACCCCATATGTTCATTCCCTTGCCAAATGGACGCCGTTGTTTAATTtttttatgtcagttttgtttaCAAGAGCATAGAAGTCCAAAAAAAGTTTGTCCGTACCCCCCTGTTTCTATTTGAGCTACCGCTGAAGAGTGATTTTAAACTTGCTGAATACCATCAAGTTTTCTAAAGAGCTTCTTATGGAGAAAAAGTTAACAAGATTATGAGATTTTTTTGATAATAAATAACATTTGGTATGGTTAGCATTTTACATAAATTAAGAACCTAAATTGCCataaaaaaagaggagaataaCGGAATTTGAACTATCCCCAGAAACAGGTATATAATTAACCCAGAGTATAATAGGAACAGTTGTATACATTTATATACCTCTTTTGGACAAAAAATTTACATACTTACTGATGCTTTACACAAAAGCTAATCTGGGAACATGTTGCGCCAGTGGGTAAAACATTATCAGATTCAAAGTTTTGATTTCTGTTGGAGAATCTGTTACTGTAGGTACTGTCTCGACAATTAGAAGCTACTTTGCTCACCACTGGATGGCACCCTGTTCTGCAATCCTCCTTGCATAGGCAGGAGTGGCTGCTGGGGGTAGCTATCTTAGCTTCCTTATCGGCAGGGAGCGGCTGAAGAGCTCCTCGACCTCGGTCGCCTCCAAGTTCAGCTGATCCAAAATTTCCATCTCCTCTTTGCTCAAACCCTGAAAGAAGTTCATCACATCCTGTTTGACCTCCATGATGCCATCTGCCAACCTCTTAACCAgtgtctcctcctccctctccagctCTTTGACCTCTCCCTCGATCTCCCCTTCGATCTCCTTTACCTCATCAACGATGAGCTTCTCCCCTTTTTCAACAGTCCTCTCGATTCTATCGGCAAGAGGAGGCTCAGCACCACAGGTGTTGTCTGTCCTGATAAATGTGGAGAAGTCCCGCCCTACGCTTTTCGCAGCCCTTTCTAGCTCGGGGACTATTGTCTCAGGTAATTCCTTGCTTCTTGTGTACACAACAGCGCCACCATATCCATCCCATGCATCATTTCTTCCACGGTAGTATACAAATATGTAGTCATCGTCCTTGTTCTCTATTTTCGATGAGAGAATGTACCTACGGTCGAACAAATGTTCAGCTGATAGACTGAAGTACTACAGCAATGGTATAATTTCAGAGTGTGGTGGAGAGGGACATACCAGTCATCCTGATAGTGCAGGTACTCGTTGTCATGGTTATACAATATTGCTGGTTGTGAGGAATCCTGTACGAACCGCTGCACGGCCCCCCTGGTGAAGAAGCCGGTGTCCGGGGTGGGAATTCTCCATGCCAAATTTGCAACAAGCCTGTCTCCCTCGAGACGAAACTCGTGAAGCTGGCAATCGAACGTGTCAAAAGTAGGATTTAGGCCACTTGAAATGTACCACTTGCCTCTAAAATCTTCCATGTTGAAGTTCTTGACAAGGGCAGATGGATCGGGGACGGGGAACTCCCCAACATCAGACTTTTTGGGGACACATTTTTTGCGTGAAACGGCGCACTCGTTGAATTCATCGACCACGCTGTTCTCGAACAGATCCCCACATTTGATCTATG
The window above is part of the Triticum aestivum cultivar Chinese Spring chromosome 2A, IWGSC CS RefSeq v2.1, whole genome shotgun sequence genome. Proteins encoded here:
- the LOC123189027 gene encoding violaxanthin de-epoxidase, chloroplastic, which codes for MLSRQCFKHVFPAEGSSSSVLHGPGSRGAVSRGRTTLNFHRCCVRASLWRTDHLHISTARSSEVKVHTLLQLPDVFNSIKSWSKLQLVTVTGLAACVVLLVPSAGATDALKTCTCLLKECRIELAKCIANPSCAANVACLNTCNNRPDETECQIKCGDLFENSVVDEFNECAVSRKKCVPKKSDVGEFPVPDPSALVKNFNMEDFRGKWYISSGLNPTFDTFDCQLHEFRLEGDRLVANLAWRIPTPDTGFFTRGAVQRFVQDSSQPAILYNHDNEYLHYQDDWYILSSKIENKDDDYIFVYYRGRNDAWDGYGGAVVYTRSKELPETIVPELERAAKSVGRDFSTFIRTDNTCGAEPPLADRIERTVEKGEKLIVDEVKEIEGEIEGEVKELEREEETLVKRLADGIMEVKQDVMNFFQGLSKEEMEILDQLNLEATEVEELFSRSLPIRKLR
- the LOC123189026 gene encoding RPM1-interacting protein 4, which gives rise to MAQPRIPAFGDWENSEDVPYTQKFEGARKNKKTGVYSNPNEPGHQQPDPPRRSPLNPSAYTPEPREQAPRTPLHGRRPGADPHHREPAPRRHANPPREQGGNGGSTPRSPYRNAAGSASPMQSNSSAKPRNRAAGMHTPERRPSSEAQGQHTPGRGRTRQSNQSYNPDDEVAVPPFGEWDEANAASGEKYTGIFNRVRDDKLSPDSSARQQSSGNRKDENKVQQTCPCCIL